A DNA window from Selenomonas sp. oral taxon 126 contains the following coding sequences:
- a CDS encoding P27 family phage terminase small subunit, which translates to MAEKVTEGNPGKRKLKVLDFEQIATEPEGVEMPPPKEFLSAVQRDGSTLSARELYEEAWAWLKRRGCAELVSPALLERYAVSAARWIHCEEAVSKYGYLGKHPVSSQPIQSPYVAMSQNYMKQTNRLWNEIFSIVRDNCSTEYKGVSPQDDLMERLLRSRRG; encoded by the coding sequence TTGGCGGAGAAAGTGACCGAGGGCAATCCTGGCAAGCGCAAGCTGAAGGTCTTGGACTTTGAGCAAATCGCCACAGAGCCGGAAGGCGTGGAAATGCCGCCTCCCAAGGAGTTTTTATCGGCTGTTCAGCGTGACGGCTCCACGCTTTCGGCACGTGAACTCTACGAAGAAGCGTGGGCGTGGCTCAAGCGGCGCGGATGTGCAGAACTGGTATCTCCTGCGCTGTTGGAGCGATATGCCGTGAGTGCGGCACGTTGGATTCACTGTGAGGAGGCGGTCAGCAAATACGGCTATCTGGGCAAGCATCCAGTCAGCTCTCAGCCCATACAGTCGCCTTATGTCGCCATGAGTCAGAACTACATGAAGCAGACCAATCGGCTGTGGAACGAGATATTCTCCATCGTCCGTGATAACTGCTCAACGGAATACAAGGGCGTTTCGCCACAAGATGACTTGATGGAGCGGCTTCTTCGTTCAAGGAGAGGATGA
- a CDS encoding type II toxin-antitoxin system RelE/ParE family toxin, whose protein sequence is MLDLVTTTQFRKDLKKLRKRGADMQKLDDVLQMLCAEKQLPERYRDHALVGDYIGFRECHIMPDWLLVYAIDKGKLILTASRTGSHSDLF, encoded by the coding sequence ATGCTTGATCTCGTCACCACCACGCAGTTCCGCAAGGATTTAAAGAAGCTGCGTAAACGTGGAGCAGATATGCAAAAGCTGGATGATGTCCTGCAAATGCTCTGCGCGGAAAAACAACTGCCCGAAAGGTATCGGGATCATGCGCTCGTTGGTGATTACATTGGTTTTCGCGAATGCCACATCATGCCGGACTGGCTACTCGTATATGCCATCGACAAAGGAAAACTGATTCTGACCGCTTCCCGCACAGGTTCACATAGCGATCTCTTCTAG
- a CDS encoding type II toxin-antitoxin system RelB/DinJ family antitoxin, with protein sequence MSKTATINMRIEPTIKAQAETVFSNFGISVADAINIFLHASIMEGGFPFQPKHPRYNRETLLAMQEARDIMDGKIEPKRYPSLSALMDDLDAEDAHA encoded by the coding sequence ATGTCCAAGACTGCAACAATCAATATGCGCATCGAACCGACAATCAAAGCGCAGGCTGAAACCGTTTTTTCCAATTTCGGCATCTCCGTGGCCGACGCTATCAACATCTTTCTACACGCATCCATCATGGAGGGAGGCTTTCCCTTCCAACCGAAACACCCCCGTTATAATAGGGAAACACTTCTTGCCATGCAGGAAGCACGCGACATTATGGATGGTAAAATTGAGCCGAAGCGTTATCCGTCGCTGTCCGCACTGATGGATGATCTGGATGCGGAGGATGCTCATGCTTGA
- a CDS encoding prevent-host-death protein: MKLEHIQNELKNHVGDFVRTEAKEATVLWLHEKGLPAAREVSAAYTAALRESAEKETGWCRFRDRIFLPLVIDGAIWMTGKMLERMTAPHSVK, translated from the coding sequence ATGAAACTGGAACACATTCAAAATGAACTGAAGAATCATGTGGGAGACTTCGTGCGGACGGAGGCAAAGGAAGCGACCGTCCTCTGGCTGCACGAGAAGGGACTTCCCGCAGCGCGTGAGGTGTCGGCGGCGTACACGGCGGCACTCCGTGAGAGCGCAGAGAAGGAGACAGGATGGTGCAGATTCCGTGACCGCATCTTCCTACCACTTGTCATCGACGGGGCGATCTGGATGACGGGCAAGATGCTTGAGCGTATGACCGCGCCCCATTCCGTGAAATGA
- a CDS encoding HNH endonuclease — translation MPRKPKRPCRMTGCPNLTDRKSCYCETHEKTMQRHYDHFMRGYDQHERYGNSWKKIRDRHLAGHPLCEQCKEQGRYVLATLVHHIRPLSDGGTHEESNLMSLCVSCHERIHQRKAPK, via the coding sequence ATGCCGAGAAAGCCGAAGCGCCCCTGCCGCATGACGGGCTGCCCGAACCTCACGGACAGAAAGAGCTGCTACTGTGAGACGCACGAGAAAACGATGCAGAGGCACTACGACCACTTCATGCGCGGCTACGATCAGCACGAGCGTTACGGGAATTCGTGGAAGAAAATCCGCGACCGACACTTGGCGGGGCATCCGCTCTGCGAGCAATGCAAAGAGCAGGGCAGATACGTCCTTGCGACACTCGTGCATCACATACGTCCACTCTCGGACGGCGGCACACATGAGGAGAGCAATTTGATGTCGCTCTGCGTGTCTTGTCATGAGCGGATTCATCAACGGAAAGCACCAAAATAA
- a CDS encoding site-specific DNA-methyltransferase gives MGKTTSEMQLVPIGKLVPYVNNARTHSKEQITKLRSSLREFGFVNPVIIDREFNVIAGHGRILAAKEENIEQVPCVFVDHLTEAQKKAYILADNRFALDAGWDEDMLRVEMEALQGMDFDISLTGFDESEIADLFAADDNEAQEDDFDEDAALQAEPFVKPGDLWLLGKHRLLCADSTNTEDVKLLMDGKKANMCITDPPYACNYTGGTGMKIMNDNLKGEEFYQFLLSAFKNAYENLADGAAIYIFHSDAEKVNFYNAVVAAGFHYSTTCIWVKQSLVLGRFDYQMRHEPVIYAFKDTVKHKFYGDRKQTTVWEFDRPSKSKLHPTTKPLPLVAYPMKNSSLVNSIALDLFGGSGSTLMAAEQMDRVAYLMELDPVYASAIVRRFVAYRGNTENVYIIRDGQKLPCSEVYIPTAEELGMKDTTVNDVQKGRKKGG, from the coding sequence TTGGGAAAAACCACATCCGAAATGCAGCTTGTCCCCATCGGAAAGCTCGTGCCTTATGTAAACAACGCACGAACGCACTCGAAGGAGCAGATCACCAAGCTGCGATCCTCGCTCCGTGAGTTCGGCTTTGTGAATCCCGTCATCATCGATCGGGAGTTCAACGTCATAGCGGGACATGGCAGAATCCTCGCCGCCAAGGAGGAGAACATTGAGCAAGTTCCGTGCGTATTCGTCGATCATCTGACGGAGGCGCAAAAGAAAGCGTATATCCTTGCGGACAACCGTTTCGCACTTGACGCAGGATGGGACGAAGATATGCTGCGCGTTGAGATGGAAGCCTTGCAGGGCATGGACTTCGACATCTCGCTCACGGGCTTCGATGAGTCCGAGATTGCCGATCTGTTTGCCGCAGACGATAACGAGGCGCAGGAAGATGATTTCGACGAAGATGCTGCCCTGCAGGCAGAGCCTTTCGTAAAACCCGGTGACTTGTGGCTTTTGGGCAAGCACCGTCTCCTTTGTGCAGATTCCACAAACACTGAAGATGTAAAACTTCTCATGGACGGCAAAAAGGCGAATATGTGCATTACCGACCCGCCGTATGCGTGTAACTACACAGGCGGCACCGGCATGAAAATCATGAATGACAACCTGAAGGGTGAGGAGTTCTATCAGTTCCTGCTTTCGGCATTCAAAAACGCCTATGAGAATCTTGCGGACGGAGCTGCCATTTACATTTTTCACTCGGATGCGGAAAAGGTCAATTTCTACAATGCCGTTGTTGCTGCCGGATTTCACTACTCAACAACCTGTATCTGGGTAAAGCAATCCCTTGTTCTGGGGCGTTTTGATTATCAAATGCGTCATGAGCCTGTCATTTACGCATTCAAGGACACCGTGAAGCACAAATTCTACGGGGACAGAAAGCAGACCACCGTTTGGGAATTTGACCGACCGAGCAAGTCGAAACTGCACCCGACAACGAAACCGCTGCCGCTCGTCGCATACCCCATGAAAAACTCCTCTCTGGTCAACAGCATCGCCTTGGATTTGTTCGGTGGCAGCGGCTCGACACTGATGGCAGCGGAACAAATGGATCGCGTGGCATATCTGATGGAACTCGATCCTGTTTACGCTTCAGCGATTGTGCGTCGTTTTGTGGCATATCGTGGAAATACGGAGAACGTGTATATCATCCGTGATGGGCAAAAGCTCCCCTGCTCCGAGGTATATATCCCCACGGCAGAGGAACTTGGCATGAAGGATACCACGGTAAACGACGTTCAAAAAGGGCGAAAAAAAGGAGGATAA
- a CDS encoding N-acetylmuramoyl-L-alanine amidase family protein yields MKVFLNAGHAPDGNPDPGACGYGLRECDVAKNVADLVAGYLTAAGVEVVGCLQSDSLHEVVSASNCSGADVFISIHCNACNGTANGTEVWHYYGSGEGEKLAQCIQNQIVDALGTVDRGVKGAKPGVNGLYVLSNTDAVAVLVELAFIDHEGDAQLLSTRQDEFARAIARGVTDYEGEC; encoded by the coding sequence ATGAAAGTTTTTCTAAACGCAGGACACGCCCCAGACGGAAATCCCGACCCCGGCGCGTGCGGCTACGGACTGCGGGAATGTGACGTTGCAAAGAACGTCGCAGACCTTGTGGCGGGCTATCTTACTGCCGCAGGTGTGGAGGTGGTCGGCTGTCTGCAATCTGATAGCCTCCATGAAGTTGTCTCCGCTTCCAACTGCAGCGGTGCGGACGTATTCATCTCCATTCACTGCAACGCCTGTAACGGCACGGCAAACGGAACGGAGGTCTGGCACTACTACGGAAGCGGAGAGGGAGAGAAACTGGCACAGTGCATCCAGAATCAGATTGTGGATGCACTCGGAACCGTGGATCGCGGCGTGAAGGGCGCAAAGCCCGGTGTCAACGGACTGTATGTTCTGAGCAACACGGATGCAGTCGCTGTGCTTGTGGAGCTTGCGTTTATCGACCATGAGGGCGATGCGCAGCTTCTCAGTACGCGACAGGATGAATTTGCCCGCGCCATTGCACGCGGGGTAACGGACTATGAAGGAGAGTGTTGA